The Deltaproteobacteria bacterium genome contains the following window.
GAGCCGCTGCCGCGGATCGGGAAGCGTCGCAAAGTGTTGAGCAAACAATAAGGCCTGAGCCTCTCCATGAGTAGTTTCCATCCCGGCAGTTTGCCCGAACTCCCTGGATTTCCACAATCCTTAATGCGCCGGCCCTGCCCATAGAGGGAGAGGGCAAGGAGATTAGGGAACATGACCCGCTGTCAAACTTCGTGTCGAACACTATTGAGTGAAAGGGGCAGAGGGAAAAGGAGCGCGGCGTGTGCCGTACTCGGGTTACGGTGTTGGCAGTGACGCGCACCGCGCATCGAAATTGCAACTGACGAGCTGCACCGCTTTGCCGCGATTCGACTTCACTTCGAGGAAGAAGCCGAGGCCCGGCGCGTAATACTTGCGTTCGAAGTTGTCGGGACCGCTGGTGGCTGAGAACTCCTTGGTCACCACGCAATCGCCAGCGGAGCAGAGTAGATCTGCGAGGTCCTGCGGTACAAATTGATCGAGTTCAGAGTTAGTGCCGAACTGGTAGGAGGTAGACAGGACTTCAGCCACATCCTCGGCATTGGCTACTGAAAACTCCTGGCGGTACACCTGGCCGACGGTTGGCGACCCGAAGAATTGGATGCCCGATTTATCGCCGTCTCGCCCGTGCTTAAAGGAACCATCGATGCTGACCAGCTCCGGTAGCCGGGGATTGTCGCCGTCGAAACTCTCGGACTCTTTGGTGTCCTCACCGCAATAGTGGACATCGCCGTTCTTGGCCTGGGCAAACCAGTCGTCGGTGTCCTCGACGAGGTCGCCGTCCTCCATAACGCGATCGAGGACCACGATGCACGTTACTCCGGCAATCGACTTGGTCTTGTCCGTGACCTCCACCGTGACGGACTCGTCTCCTTCTTGGTATTCCCAACGATTGCCGATCCCCAAGGGAAAATAGGGATTCGGGTGCGTCAGGTTAGTGAAGTCGGTGTCGAAGTCAGCGGGGTCGAATGCTGGGTCATAGCGGCCTTCTCCCAGGGCTTTGCACGTGTTTCGCCGTCCAGTCCGGTCTTCGCCACAGCGCTGATGGCTCTTCATACGCTCCTCTTCCGCGTCGGCGAAGCATTCCTCTCGTGCGTCGTCGTCCGAGACGTTGAAGCAGATCGCCTTGGCCTTAAAAAAATCGTCAGAGACCTCGTTTTGGCAGGAGATGAACAGTGCTTGGGCGGTGGCGGAGCAGAAGCGGCCATTGTCCTGTGCAAGGGCAAGCGTCGTCTCCAGCGCGCAAGCAAGCGCGAGAGCGAACGCTAGTGAAGTGATGAACAACTGCGGATGGTGAAAATTGCGGCGTGTCATGGTCTAGTCTCCTTTCTGATTCAGTGGGGGACGTTGTCCATTCGTTCGCTTGCTACTGGTGGGATTGGTGTGTGGTCATACAAACTCCTCTTGATGTTGACGTTCAACCGTTGCGCGCTGCGACTGTTGGGTAAATAGGAGAGCACGACACGTGCCAGCGCTGGCAAGGCGAAAGATGGCGAATTTCTGGGGAGAGGAGCAGAGGTGGCGAGGCAGTCGCCAATTCTTGCAGACAAATCGTGCGCGGCGTACGTCTCATGCAGGGGGGAGGTGCGGGAGGATAGGCGAGAAGGTCTTCACCTGGGGACCTCCGCAACAGGGAGGGTGACGAGGAAGGTTGTGCCGTGGCTTATGTCGCTTTCCACCAAGACTCGTCCACGATGCTCTTGAACGACTCGTTGGACGAATGTAAGGCCGAGGCCCGTCCCCCCGTCGCGGCGGGTGAAGAACGGCTCGAAGATCCGCTCTCGTACTTCGTCAGGCATGCCGGGGCCGTCGTCGCGGATCTCGAAACCGGCGTAGCCATCGCACGTCGGCACGATGCCGATTTCGATCGCGCCGCCTTCCGGGAGGACCTGCATCGCGTTCACGAGCAGGTTCAAGGCCACCTGATAGATAAGTTCCGGGTCGCAAAAAACGATCGGGTCCGGATCGACGGGCCGTCGCCGGATGACGATGTGTTTCTGACGCGCTTGGGCATCGACCAGATCAGCGGTTCGAAAGAGAATCTGGCCGAGCGGCGAGGGTTCGAGGTGCATCGTGCGTGGCCGCCCGAGTTCGAGGAGGGACGAGACCACCCGCTCGATGCGATCGACCTCATCGCGTAGGAGCCGCAGGAGTTCGCGCGAATCGTCGTCCTTCACGTCAAGCGAGCGCTCCAGGAGTTGAGCCGAGCTGCGCAGAACCCCGAGCGGAGTCCGCACCTCGTGCGCTACTCCGGCGGCTAGTTCCCCAACAAAAGAAAATTTCGCGGCCTCGACGAGGTCGCGCTCGGCACGCTTCAGGTCGGCAGCCATACGATTGAACGCCGCCGTCAGCGAGCCGACCTCGTCGCGTGAACGCACGGGCACCGGAGAATCCAACCGCTCCCCACGACCGACGGCGTCGGCGACTTTGGTCAACTCGGCTAGGGGGCGAGTCACGCGGCGGGCGGCCAGGAGCGCCGCAGCCAAAGCTGCGATCAACGTGCCGGCCAGCGTTATGGCGAGCAGCCGCGCCATCCGACGCGCGGGGGCGAAGGCGTTCGCAAGCGGCTCCGCGACGACGATCATCCACGGCGGGAGATCGTCCGGCAGCCGCGCATGACCGACGAGCATACCGGCAGAAGAATCGATGTAGCCGGTGGTGGCGCGACCGGCGGCATGTAAGGGTTGGAGCGCGACTGTGCCGCCGGATTGCCACGCTCCGTCCGGTCGTGTGGCGGCACCGATGACGAGCCCGCGCGGATTGAGGATGAAGACGCTCGCATCCAGGCCGACCGACACCAGGTTTTCGCGCACGCGAGCAATCACGTCCGTCTCGCGCTCCCAGTGAAAGAGGGCGACGAGCCGCCCGAGGCTCGCCTGGTGCGTATCGGGGTCCGGCACGGGCACTGTCAAGCGGATGAGCATGCCGTCCGCATTCGCGGCCTGGAAAGGGCCAGCGATCGTTTGCTCTTCGGGAAGGCCGCCCGGCATCGCATCTATTGCGTCTATTGCATCTTCGGTCTTGCCGATCCAAGAAGGGGTACTTGCAGCGACCACACGGCCGCTGCCATCGAGCACGAGCAGATCGACACAAGCTGGACAGCCATGCTTCACGGAGGCGAGGAACGAAGAGATGCGCTTGTCCAAGTCGGCAATGCGGATCTCGCGCATGACATCCTGCATGGCGAAGGACTCCAGACGTTCGCGCTCCGAGCGGAGAATGGTCGCGAGACGATCCGCGCTGTTACGGGCTTCCTCAATGAGCTGTCGCCCGACAACCTGAGCTAGCGCCGCGCGACTGCTCGACAACGCGAGCGCGCCGTACAGGCCGCCAGGAAGCAAGACGATTGCCGTGGCGAACAAGAGTAGCTTGCTCCGCAGTGAGAAAAAGCGTTCGCTCTTTAAGGTGACGGACGGGAATTTGACTCTAGCCATGCAGTCCTCTAAGCAAGACGATACACGGTCTGCTACCCATTTTCACGCTTTTTGCTTACCCGTTCATGCGCGTTACGAAATCGCTTACTCGCCTCAGATATAACCAGCCGCGCGCCACAGGTCTCATCGCTCTCCTCGTCGCCTTCTTGCTAACGCTGGTCTTGCCGACCGCCTGGGCTGCCTCCGAACCTGACCCTTCCTTGAGTCTTGGGCGTGCGGCGCTCGAAGAAACCCTGGGCGTCGACTCGCCACTCGGGCGATTATCCTACCTGTCCGGTCGAGGGCTGCGAGTCGGGAATACCGGGCTCACTGTGGGCGGATTCTCCACGGTGGAAGCAGAGTTCTTGGAAGGAGGCCAGCGGCGCGGAAGCCTGGAGGAGCTGAACTTCCTCATTTCTTATGACCCGGTTCCTTTCGTCCACCTGTTCTCCGAGCTTGGGATCGGGACCCTGGCAGAGCTGGAACGAGGCCGCAACGGCATCCATTCCAATCCCCATCTAGAGGTCGAGCGACTGTATCTCGACCTGGGCGACCGCGACGCGCTGCGTCTGCGGTTTGGCAAGTTTTTCACTCCGATCGGGCGGTGGAATCTCGCGCGGATCGAACCGCTCTTGTGGACCACCTCCGAACCGTTGCTCGTGGAAGAAGTCTTCGACGACTCGACCACTGGGGCGATGCTGCACGGGACCGTGTTCCCGCACGGTGGAGCACTGTCGTATTCCTTGTACGGCGCGTTTCTCGACCCGCTCGATGCCGAGTCCGACGAGGACCCGGTCAGACACAGTGCCGGAGCCCATGTGGAGTGGGCCAGCCTCAAGGGCTGGACGTTGGGAGCCTCGTATTTCGCCTCGCAACTACAGAAAGGAGAATGGAACCATCTGGGTGGTGCCGATCTGTTGTGGCTTCCGCACCGGCGCGTCGAACTGAGCGGCGAAGTGGTGTTCGGCGAGGGCAGTCGCGAAGACGGCGTGTTGTGGGGCTTCTACGCGCAGACGGTCGTGGAGACGGTCCGCACGCTGTACCTCGTCGGACGCTACGAACACTTCGATCCCCCTAGCGGTGGGCGCGCCGTCAATCTGTTCGATCTCGGCTTCGCCTGGGTGCCCGTGTCTTACTTCCGCGTTAAGGCCGATTACCTCATCGCCGACCATCGTCACGAACTCGCCGAACCCGGCTTGCGCATGTCGTTCTCGATTCTCTTTTGAGCAGATATGGTCACGCGATTCTTACGCCTAGTTCTCGCGCTCCTGGTCCTCGCGCCGACGAGTCTCATTGGGCAGCCGAGCCACGTGGAAGGTCGCGTGGCCGTGATTGTCCATCCCGAGCGCCGAGCCGAACTTTCGTCCGAAGAGATTGCCCAGATCTATCTACGCCGGAAACGGTTCTGGGACGATGGCTCGGTGATCGTTCCATTGAACCTCCCTTCGCAGGTGCCGCTGCGCGAGCATTTTTCGCAACTCGTGCTCAACCAGACCGAGCCGCGCCTCGCGGACTATTGGAATCGCTTGTACTTCGAAGGAATCCTGCCACCGGCGACGCTAGCCTCGACCGAGGCCGTCCGGCGTTACGTCGCTTCCGACCCGAACGCCATTGGCTATGTGCCGGTCGCGGAAGTCGATGGGTCCGTCCGCGTCGTCCTGCGTTTGGAATAAGACCGGGTCGAAAGAATTCCTACGTTTTTTGCAGACAACTCTTGCGCGCTAGACATTCCGTGCAGGGCGCATTCGGCTTTGAGTTTGCCATGGTCAGCCAGACAAGGGAGAAGGCTACAGCCTTTCCTTTTTTTGCTGAGAGCTGACCGCTGACGGCTGATTGCTTCTTACGATAGCCCGTATTTTTTCACCTTGTACCACAGCGCGCGCTCGCTGAGGTCCAGCAACCGCGCCGCTTTCGCTTTGTTCCCGTCGGTCTGGACCAGTGCTCTCTCGATGAACGCTTTTTCGAGCCGCTCGATCGCCTGTGGGAGCGAGATAGACTCGGAAAGCGCCTGGGTATCGGGAGCAGAAGAGCGCTGGTGTGATGCCGCGATCTCCTGGGGCAAATGGGGGAGATCGATGAGGTTTCCGCGACTGAGCACGGCGGCCCGTTCGAGGACATTTTCCAATTCGCGGACATTGCCCGGCCAGTCGTACTGTTGCAGGCTCCGCAGCGCCGACGGGCTGACCTGCAATTGCTCGTATCCGAGCTTGGTGCCGTGATGATCGAGGAAATGTTGGACCAGGAGCGGAATATCTTCCGTCCGCGCCCGCATGGGCGGCATCTCCACGGTGAAGACGTTGATGCGATAGAAGAGGTCTTCGCGGAGCACGCCGGCTTGCACCGCTTGCTGGGGATTGCGGTTAGTGGCCACGATGACGCGGATATCCACGCGCACGCGTCGATTGCTGCCGAGTCGCTCGATTTCCCGTTCCTGCAATACGCGTAGCAGCTTGACCTGCATGAGCAGCGGCATTTCGGTAATTTCGTCAAGGAAAATGGTGCCACCATGGGCAAGCTCGAACTTGCCGGCACGGTCATGCGCCGCACCAGTGAAAGCGCCACGGGTGTGTCCGAACAGTTCGCTTTCCAAGATGTCCGCTGGAATCGCCGCGCAGTTAATCGGTACGAACAGCGCCGCCTTGCGCGGCGAGGCTCGGTGAATCGCTCGTGCCGCTAGTTCCTTGCCGGTGCCAGTTTCCCCGGTAATCAGGACATTGGTGTTGCTCGGCGCCACTTGGTGAATGAGGTCGTAGACGTGTTGCATCGCCGCGCCGCGACCGACAAATTCGCCCCAGCCTTTTTCGACCTCCTCCCGCAGGAACAGATTTTCTCGTCGCGTTCGCTCTGTCGTCAAGGCGCGTGTGATCGTGCGCTCCACAGCCTCCACATCGAACGGTCGCAAAATATAGTCGTACGCTCCCAACTTCATCGCTTGCACCGCGCTTTCGACCGTCCCATACGCGGTGAGCAGAATAACCGGCGTCTCGACCTTCTGGGCGCGGAGGGCATTGAGCAAGGCGAGGCCGTCCATGTGCGGCATTCTCAGGTCCGTCAGGATGAGATCGAAGGACTCGCGTTGGGCGAGATCGAGCGCTTCCTGACCATTGCCGGCGGTGCGGGTTTCGTGCCCCATCTTTTGCAGCATGATTTCGAGCACGCGCCGCATGTGGGCTTCATCGTCAACTACTAAAACGCGCTGCTGACTCATCGAATGACACTCCTTCGATGCAGGAAATTAGACGGGACCCAGACTATTCCGCTTTTGTGGAGAAGAGCAAATCCCTGGCCATTCGTTGCCGACGATAGTGCACTGTGGTAGGGTCGCCCCATGCCTCAGCTCATCACTGTTGAGATTATCCCCGACCCTGAAGAAGGGGGTTTTACTGCTCGCATTCCCGATCTGCCCGCCTATGGTGAAGGCGAAACCGAAGAAGAAGCCATCGCCGATCTTAAAGAAGCGCTTCAAGCGTATATCGAAGCTTTCGGCTTGGCGGACACCCTCGCCAGAATCAACGCGCCTAGCGCGCTACGCCAGCTTGAGTGGGATCTTCAGGCCCTCACCCGTTCCCATGCCTAAACTCCCTCGCCCCAGCGGGACGGAAATGCTGCGGTTTCTCGAGAAACAAGGCTTCCAGATCGTTCGCATTCGAGGCAGCCATCATATTCTCGTCCGGGGAGACCTGCGCACGAACGTCCCGCTTCATGGTAACCGCCCCCTGAAGATCGGCACCCTCCGCGGAATCTTGCGGGATATCGATCTGACGCCATCGGAATTCGAGCGGCTTTGGCTGTAGTGTGTACAACGGCTCAAGAGGGTGGACGGGTTGACAACAAGGCACGGCCAGCAGAATAATCCCTAGCCATGAGTGACGACCCCGGCAATGCAACGCAGGCCGAGCAACGGCGGCTAGCCGCGATCATGTTCACCGACATCAAGGGCTTCAGCCGTCAGATGGGGGCGGATGAAGCGGGCACGCTGCGGCGGCTCGACCTCCATAATCGGCTCATCGAGCCCCTCGTCGCCGCGCATCACGGCACGGTCATCAAGACGGTCGGCGATGCCTTCCTGGTCGATTTCCCCTCCGTGGTCCAGGCCGTGCAGTGCGCTCGGCAGATTCAGGCGCAGTTGCACACGCACAATGGCGCACAGGAGAAAGCCGAGCAGATTCACGTGCGCATCGGCATCCATCTAGGTGACATCGTCCAGAAAGACGGCGACGTGTTCGGCGACGGAGTGAACGTGGCCTCACGGCTCCAAGGGCTCGCCGAACCGGACACTATCTGTATCTCCCAGAAAGTCTATGAAGAAGTCGAGAACAAACTTGCCCTAGGCGCAGCGATTTTCCTGGGCAAACCCAAGCTCAAAAACATTGCCCAACGGTTCGGAGTCTACCTCCTCCTGTCCGAACCGCCCACGGGACTGCGCCAACGCCTGCAAATGCAACGCTTGAAGCTCTCGCGTAGGGTGGGTGCCGCCCACCGTTTGGCGGTGCTGGGGGTAGTGCTCGTCACATTCACCTTCGTCGCCGTTCGCTATTTCCCCTCTCTTTTCCCTAACCTCCGGCACCCAATCCCCAGCCCCTCGGAAATGCTTGCGTTGCCCGACAAGTCCTCCATCGTCGTGCTGCCGTTCACCAACATGAGCGAAGACTCCGGGCAGGACTACTTCAGCGATGGTATCACCGAGGACATCACCAGTGACCTCTCCAAAATCTCCAGCCTGTTTGTCATCGCCCGCAACTCGGCGTTCACCTACAAGGGTAAAGCCGTGAAGGTGCAGGACGTGAGCCGTGAGATGGGCGTGCGCTATGTGCTGGAAGGTAGTGTGCGCAAAGCCAATGACCAAGTGCGTATCACCGCGCAATTGATCGACGCGACGACCGGCGGACATCTGTGGTCGGAGCGTTATGACCGTCCGCTGAAAGACATATTCGCCCTGCAAGATGAGATTAGACAAAAGATCGTAGCTGCACTGGCAGTAAAACTGACAGACAGCGAACGAGAGCGGTTGGCGCGCAGATATACCAATAGCCTTGAAGCTTATGAATACTTCTTGCGTGGCGAAGAGTACTCCTACCGCTTCACAAAAGACGCTCATGTCCAGGCAAGACAGATGTATGAAAAAGCCATTGAGCTGGACCCGAAGTTTGCCTGGGCGTACGCGAAGCTAGGGTGGCTCTCCTATATAGAGTGGGGCTGGCAATGGGACCAAAACTCCCGACCTCTAGAGCGAGCTTTCGAGTTAATACAAAAAGCTGTTGCTCTGGATGATTCCTTGCCCGAAATCCATCGCTTCTTAGGCAGTGTGTATCTGTGGAAAAAGCAGCATAATCAAGCCATCGCCGAGGCGGAACGCGCCATTACCCTCGATCCCAACGATGCCGACGCTTACGCAGGGTTAGGGTATATCTTGAACTATGCTGGAAGGCCGGAGGAGACTATTGGGCTAGTAGAAAAGGCGATGCGCCTTAACCCTCGCTATCCTGTTAACTATCTTCATTCCTTAGGTTTGGCATACCGCTTGACGGGACGAGACGAGGGGGCCCTCGCCGCCTATAAGAGGGCTCTTGCCCGTAACCCTGATTTTTTGGTCGCTCACTTCATGCTCGCCGCAATTTACAGCGAGTTAGGCCAGGAAGAAAAATCGCGGACTGAGGTGACAGAACTCCTACGACTCAGTCCTGGTTTCTCTCTAGAGGTTGCAAGGCAAAGGGTTCCCTATAAAGATCAAGCAGAATTGGAGCGCCTGCTTACCGCCCTGCGTAAAGCGGGGCTGAAATAGGTACTGTATGAGGGGAGTCTGGTATGCCTCGAAAAGGCATCCGTGAAATTCGAGAAAGGGTACGAACGAAGAATTACGAGGTGACTGGCCATGCCGAGGAAGAACGAGAGGACGACGACTTGGCGATTGCAGACCTACGGAGTGCGATCCAGTCCGGGAGGGTGGCGCAGATTCTGACTGACGACCCGCGCGGGAACCGCTATGTGGTGCGAGGAAAAGCGCAGGATGGACGAGCAATAGAGGTGGTCTGTCGGTTTCTCGCCTCAGGAAGACTGCGAATTCTCACGATATATGCCCTGGAGGAAAAATAACATGCAAGATGAAACCTGTGAGCACTGCAATGGAAAGCTCCGCACAAAAACAGTAACAGTTCCTTACCGCCATAAAGGCAAGCTGGTCCTCATAGAAAATGTCCCGGCTCGGGTGTGTCGTCGTTGCGGAGAGAGATATTATGACGCGACCACGGTAGAGCAGATGGAAATGATTGCGCGACACAAGAAGGCCGCAGAAAAAACAGTGGTCGTCCCGATCCGAGCCTTTACAAAGACCGCCGCATAAAAGCCTGGCTGAAGACTCCCGTGCCAAAAAAAGGGCGGGTTTCTAACCCGCCCTCGTTCATGCAGCCTGTGTTCTGCGAAGGATTACTGCCCCGCGCGCAACACTTGCCCCGGCAGTGCGCCGGTGTGTTTGCCGTCTTCGAGCAGGACTTGCCCGTTGACGAGGGTGTAATTCACGCCTTTGGCCGGCATGACCAATCGACGACCGCCACCCGGCAGATCATGCCGCATCTCGGCACGTTTGCCGGAACCGATGGTGTTGAGGTCGAAGATCGTCACATCCGCCGCCTTGCCAACCGCTAACGAGCCGCGATCTTTGATGCCGAAGAAGTTGGCGGGCTCAGAGGTGATGCGCCGCACCGCGTGTTCCAGCGTCATGGCGCTCTTATCGCGCACCCAGGTGCCGATCAGATAGGTGCAGTAGCCAGCGTCGCACAGCATATCGACGTGGGCTCCGCCGTCCGATAGCCCGATCATCACGCGCGAGTCGGTGATGAGCTCGGGAATCCGCTCTTCGGTGGCGTTGAAGAGTTCCATGGTGTACTGCGTCTCGATGTCGTCTTCGATCGCAAGCTCGAAGAAGGTGTCGAGCGCGTCTCTGCCGCGATCCGCCGCCACCTGCGCTACCGTCTTGCCTTCGCACGATTTCAGCGCCGGGTTGGTGACTTCTTTTACTACGAGGCGACTCCACAAGGTCTTGTCCGAAAAGATGCGTGGCTCTTGCAACGCCTTGCGGAACGCTTGCCGGAAGGACTCCTCGCGATAGAGGGTCTTCTGGGCTTCCACCGTCTGATTGAAGGCCGGTTTCCAGGACGGCATGTTGGCGAAGATAAACGGGTTGCGCAGATTGATCTGGATGATCAGCGGGCGGCAGGTCACCTGCGGAATCGCGCCACGCTTGAGCAGGGCTTCGGTCTGACGCAGGGTGTCCTGGCACATGTCCGGTTTGTCATCGCGGTTGAGCAGCGCCAGCCAAGTCACCGGACGATGGCTTTCCGTAAGCAGGAGGTTCAACAGGTCGTAGTCGCTTTCGGAAACCATGCTCGGCGAATCGTTCAACGCCAGTTCGATGACCCCGCGCCCCAAGTCGCGCAGGACGTTGCAGTAGGCAGTGAGTTCTTCGCGGCTGGAGAGCCGACACGCTAACGGCCGGCCCTGATAGCCAATGTGCTGCGGACCGTTGGTGGTCGACAAACCCATCGCGCCAACGGAGAGCGCCTCACGGAGCAACGCTGCGATCTGGGCGGTTTCTTCTTTCGTAGCGGCGCGCTCCATCGACTCTTCACCCATCACGAAATGACGGAACGGGGTCAGCGGGGCCATGAAGCCGACGTTGAGACCAACGCCGCGTTTCTGCGCAGCATTCATGTATTCTGGGAAGGTGGTCCAATCCCACGTTACGCCTTTGGCCAACACGTCAAAAGGAATAGCTTCCACGTTGACCAGATCCCATGCGGCGATCTCGCGGGCCTCGGGTTTGCACGGGGCCAAGCCCACGCCGCAGTTGCCCATGATATGGCTAGTCACGCCGTGCCAGGAAGAACAGGTGAACAGCGGGTCCCAGCAGACTTGCGCGTCATAGTGGGTGTGGGGGTCGATGAACCCCGGTGAAACGATCAGATCGGAAGCGTCGATCACGCGCTTCGCGCCGTCGGTCACTTTGCCGATGGCCGCGATCTTCCCCCCGGCGATCGCTACATCTGCCCGGATAGGCGCTGCGCCCGTCCCATCGACAACGGTTCCGTTTTTAATCACAACATCGTACGACATAATAACGTCTCCCTCCTTTTAGGATGGCAGCATTGAGTGAATTGAACGCCACCCTAGCGTTATTTTCTTTCCAGGGAAAGGGTTTGCCAGAATTTTTAATGTTGCGTGAGAATTAGAGCAGCTTCACGAGTACCGCAAGAATGCTGACTGCCGTCACCATCATGACGCCCAGACGAATAACTAGACGGTATTCTAACTCTTTCAAGCCTCGCTCTAAGTCTTCCTTGGTGACAAGCCGGTCGTTGACGAGATCGGCAATAGCTTGCGCCTGTACTTCGGCCTGTTCTTCCGATACGCCCACAGCTTTGAGCTTTTTTACGTAGGCATAGGTATCGAAGGTGATGGTACTCATGCGCAAAACTATAAAGAGCGGAGCGGAGAGACGCAATCTGCGTCCAACTGTTTTTTTCCCGCCCTTGTCGTCTCGCATCGAACCTCGTACATCATTGCCAGTACATCCGGGAAGGAGAACGTGTATGGCCTGGGATTTCGAGACCGAGCCGGAATTTCAACAGGAACTCGACTGGATCGAGCAGTTTGTCCGCGAAGAGGTGGAGCCGCTGGAGCACGTGTTGGGCAGCCAATATGACGTGCACAATCCACGCAATCGGAAACTCGTGCGCCCCCTGCAGGCTGAGGTGAGGAAACGCAAACTGTGGGCGTGCCATCTCGGGCCGGAACTCGGCGGGCCGGGCTACGGGCAATTGAAGCTTGCCTTGATGAACGAGATTTTGGGGCGTGCGCGTTTCGCTCCCGTCGTTTTCGGTACGCAGGCACCGGACACCGGCAATGCGGAAATTCTGGCGCACTACGGCACGCCAGAGCAGAAGAAACGGTTTCTGGAACCGCTCCTCAATAACGAGATCGTGTCATGTTTTTCTATGACCGAGCCGCATGCCGGCGCCGACCCCAAGATGTTTACGTGTCGCGCCGAGTTGGATGGAGATGTCTGGGTCATCAATGGCGAAAAGTGGTTTTCCTCGAACGCTCGCTTCTCGTCATTCCTCATCGTCATGGTGGTAACCGACCCCGAGGCACCGCCGCATCAGAAGATGTCCATGTTCCTGGTGCCGTCCGATACGCCGGGGGTCAACATCGTCCGGAACGTCGGTTTGGGTACCGAGCATGAAGATACCGGCGAGCACGCTTACATTCGCTATGAAGATGTGCGGGTTCCACGAGAAAACCTGTTGGGGCAGCGCGGCCAGGGTTTTGAAGTGGCGCAAACCCGCCTGGGTGGCGGGCGTATTCACCACGCCATGCGTACTGTCGGACAGGTGAAAAAGGCGTTCGATATGATGTGCGAGCGCGTGCTGTCGCGGGAAACGCAGGGGGAGATTCTGGCGAATAAGCAAATGGTGCAGGAACAAATCGCCGACTCGTGGATCGAGATGGAGCAGTTTCGTTTACTGGTGCTGCGCACCGCCTGGCGTATCGACAAATACAAAGACTATCGCAAAGTCCTGAAAGACATCGCCGCCATCAAAGCGCTGATGCCGAAGGTATATCACGACGTCGTGTACCGCGCCTTGCGCTTGCATGGTGCCTTGGGGCTGTCGAACGAGATGCCGTTCTCCGCGCAGATGGTCGAATCCTTCATGACCAGTCTCGCCGATGGTCCGACGGAGGTCCACAAAGTGACCGTGGCGCGGCGGGTGCTGCGCGAGTACAAGGGCACCGATGGCTTGTTCCCTTCAGGCCATCTGGTCTCGCGGCGCGAGCAGGCGATCGAGAAATACGGCAAGTTGTTGGAATTAGAGGTGGGAAACCTCTAAATGCTGAACGATGAACGCAGAATGATGAATGGCGAAGAGAGAAAAGCCCTGTAGGGTTTCGTTCAAACGGAAGGGGCTGTCATTCCGAGGAGCCCTTCGACTT
Protein-coding sequences here:
- a CDS encoding type II toxin-antitoxin system HicA family toxin, yielding MPKLPRPSGTEMLRFLEKQGFQIVRIRGSHHILVRGDLRTNVPLHGNRPLKIGTLRGILRDIDLTPSEFERLWL
- a CDS encoding type II toxin-antitoxin system MqsA family antitoxin, with the protein product MQDETCEHCNGKLRTKTVTVPYRHKGKLVLIENVPARVCRRCGERYYDATTVEQMEMIARHKKAAEKTVVVPIRAFTKTAA
- a CDS encoding type II toxin-antitoxin system HicB family antitoxin — its product is MPQLITVEIIPDPEEGGFTARIPDLPAYGEGETEEEAIADLKEALQAYIEAFGLADTLARINAPSALRQLEWDLQALTRSHA
- a CDS encoding adenylate/guanylate cyclase domain-containing protein encodes the protein MSDDPGNATQAEQRRLAAIMFTDIKGFSRQMGADEAGTLRRLDLHNRLIEPLVAAHHGTVIKTVGDAFLVDFPSVVQAVQCARQIQAQLHTHNGAQEKAEQIHVRIGIHLGDIVQKDGDVFGDGVNVASRLQGLAEPDTICISQKVYEEVENKLALGAAIFLGKPKLKNIAQRFGVYLLLSEPPTGLRQRLQMQRLKLSRRVGAAHRLAVLGVVLVTFTFVAVRYFPSLFPNLRHPIPSPSEMLALPDKSSIVVLPFTNMSEDSGQDYFSDGITEDITSDLSKISSLFVIARNSAFTYKGKAVKVQDVSREMGVRYVLEGSVRKANDQVRITAQLIDATTGGHLWSERYDRPLKDIFALQDEIRQKIVAALAVKLTDSERERLARRYTNSLEAYEYFLRGEEYSYRFTKDAHVQARQMYEKAIELDPKFAWAYAKLGWLSYIEWGWQWDQNSRPLERAFELIQKAVALDDSLPEIHRFLGSVYLWKKQHNQAIAEAERAITLDPNDADAYAGLGYILNYAGRPEETIGLVEKAMRLNPRYPVNYLHSLGLAYRLTGRDEGALAAYKRALARNPDFLVAHFMLAAIYSELGQEEKSRTEVTELLRLSPGFSLEVARQRVPYKDQAELERLLTALRKAGLK
- a CDS encoding DUF4258 domain-containing protein, with product MPRKGIREIRERVRTKNYEVTGHAEEEREDDDLAIADLRSAIQSGRVAQILTDDPRGNRYVVRGKAQDGRAIEVVCRFLASGRLRILTIYALEEK
- a CDS encoding sigma-54-dependent Fis family transcriptional regulator, with product MSQQRVLVVDDEAHMRRVLEIMLQKMGHETRTAGNGQEALDLAQRESFDLILTDLRMPHMDGLALLNALRAQKVETPVILLTAYGTVESAVQAMKLGAYDYILRPFDVEAVERTITRALTTERTRRENLFLREEVEKGWGEFVGRGAAMQHVYDLIHQVAPSNTNVLITGETGTGKELAARAIHRASPRKAALFVPINCAAIPADILESELFGHTRGAFTGAAHDRAGKFELAHGGTIFLDEITEMPLLMQVKLLRVLQEREIERLGSNRRVRVDIRVIVATNRNPQQAVQAGVLREDLFYRINVFTVEMPPMRARTEDIPLLVQHFLDHHGTKLGYEQLQVSPSALRSLQQYDWPGNVRELENVLERAAVLSRGNLIDLPHLPQEIAASHQRSSAPDTQALSESISLPQAIERLEKAFIERALVQTDGNKAKAARLLDLSERALWYKVKKYGLS
- a CDS encoding sensor histidine kinase; this translates as MARVKFPSVTLKSERFFSLRSKLLLFATAIVLLPGGLYGALALSSSRAALAQVVGRQLIEEARNSADRLATILRSERERLESFAMQDVMREIRIADLDKRISSFLASVKHGCPACVDLLVLDGSGRVVAASTPSWIGKTEDAIDAIDAMPGGLPEEQTIAGPFQAANADGMLIRLTVPVPDPDTHQASLGRLVALFHWERETDVIARVRENLVSVGLDASVFILNPRGLVIGAATRPDGAWQSGGTVALQPLHAAGRATTGYIDSSAGMLVGHARLPDDLPPWMIVVAEPLANAFAPARRMARLLAITLAGTLIAALAAALLAARRVTRPLAELTKVADAVGRGERLDSPVPVRSRDEVGSLTAAFNRMAADLKRAERDLVEAAKFSFVGELAAGVAHEVRTPLGVLRSSAQLLERSLDVKDDDSRELLRLLRDEVDRIERVVSSLLELGRPRTMHLEPSPLGQILFRTADLVDAQARQKHIVIRRRPVDPDPIVFCDPELIYQVALNLLVNAMQVLPEGGAIEIGIVPTCDGYAGFEIRDDGPGMPDEVRERIFEPFFTRRDGGTGLGLTFVQRVVQEHRGRVLVESDISHGTTFLVTLPVAEVPR